One stretch of Francisella sp. LA112445 DNA includes these proteins:
- a CDS encoding DUF3573 domain-containing protein: MAYIFRSFAMYFLYILSFECLSAQPKKESSVKDTAIQLQQQIQSLQNEIKELEYSEFQENNNSSFSTYSSVVTDNSETSENPLDKNLIKQDRIEIMQNVDADNQIVDLKNEPLGGIFDTKGGINVGNMPAITNRGQVAFLGAYSGNNEIPIGQISSTLFATTVLGQRDKFSDYEIFLGGFIGIDAQTWFGDNLKRVDFNSNPTTSFSKNGQNIYLTSATLYFLANAGEYLTASYDVSANENGDFSINNAFAIFGNLTVSPFFVTAGRSPLTVANFGGGGTYVGSVADYLGVGRATNVSLNYKSDTTNISVAAFGTNDQTANFSAGFFYGDSWTKDLSVGFNTGYVYNLNGAENLSIPMIAPGKTIGAYNIDTNVAYNIGTGVLQVNVGWVTTTGAADFNGTGNDVFTGAWYIGGNYSLNLAERDTNFTVGYGQTYNAAAVPMSIPASPFQDGLSASGIKNQLVFSAQRAYFDNNVLFGPEWAYQKFYGGSSMNTITLDISIYL; encoded by the coding sequence ATGGCATATATCTTCAGAAGTTTTGCTATGTATTTTTTGTATATACTTAGTTTTGAATGCTTATCAGCCCAACCTAAGAAAGAATCATCAGTTAAAGATACGGCAATACAGTTACAACAACAGATACAAAGTCTTCAAAATGAAATCAAAGAACTGGAATACTCAGAATTTCAAGAAAATAATAATTCTTCATTCTCCACATACTCATCTGTAGTAACTGATAACTCTGAAACTTCTGAAAATCCTCTTGATAAAAACTTGATAAAACAAGATAGAATAGAAATAATGCAAAATGTAGATGCAGATAACCAAATTGTAGACTTAAAAAATGAACCTTTAGGAGGTATTTTTGATACTAAAGGAGGTATTAATGTAGGAAATATGCCAGCTATTACAAATAGAGGTCAAGTAGCATTCTTGGGTGCGTACTCTGGTAATAACGAAATTCCAATTGGTCAAATTTCTTCCACACTATTTGCTACAACAGTACTAGGACAAAGAGATAAATTCAGTGATTATGAAATATTTTTAGGTGGATTTATTGGTATAGATGCTCAAACATGGTTTGGAGATAATCTAAAAAGAGTAGACTTCAATAGTAATCCAACGACCTCTTTCTCAAAAAATGGGCAAAATATATATCTAACATCAGCTACACTATACTTTTTAGCAAATGCCGGTGAATATCTTACAGCATCATATGATGTTAGCGCGAATGAGAATGGTGATTTTTCCATAAACAATGCTTTTGCAATATTTGGTAATCTCACAGTTTCTCCATTTTTTGTAACCGCGGGAAGAAGTCCTCTTACGGTTGCTAATTTTGGTGGAGGTGGTACTTATGTTGGAAGTGTTGCTGACTATCTTGGTGTAGGTCGAGCGACAAATGTATCTTTAAACTATAAAAGCGACACAACAAATATAAGTGTAGCTGCATTTGGAACAAACGATCAAACAGCAAATTTCTCGGCTGGTTTCTTTTATGGTGATTCATGGACAAAAGATTTATCGGTCGGTTTTAACACAGGCTACGTGTATAACCTAAATGGTGCTGAGAATCTTAGCATACCAATGATTGCTCCAGGAAAAACTATAGGGGCTTATAATATTGATACTAACGTAGCATACAATATCGGTACAGGAGTATTGCAGGTTAATGTTGGATGGGTAACAACTACTGGAGCCGCTGACTTTAATGGCACAGGAAATGATGTTTTTACAGGGGCATGGTATATAGGTGGAAACTATTCTTTAAATCTTGCTGAAAGAGACACCAATTTTACTGTTGGCTATGGCCAAACATACAATGCGGCGGCTGTTCCTATGTCTATACCTGCTAGCCCTTTTCAAGATGGTTTATCAGCATCAGGCATAAAAAATCAATTAGTTTTTTCTGCTCAGCGTGCTTACTTCGACAATAATGTACTATTTGGGCCAGAATGGGCTTATCAGAAGTTTTATGGAGGTAGTAGTATGAATACAATTACTTTAGATATATCTATATACTTATAA
- the hfq gene encoding RNA chaperone Hfq: MSRISSLQDPFLNALRKEKVSVSVYLVNGIKLQGQVEAFDQFCIVLRNTVNQMVYKHAISTIVPAKSVRMVYSSFNPYHQNSNEDQDDNVDDVHSDELEAQENEGNVNE, from the coding sequence ATGTCTAGAATATCATCTTTACAAGACCCGTTCTTAAATGCTTTAAGAAAAGAAAAAGTAAGCGTATCAGTTTATCTTGTAAACGGAATCAAACTACAAGGTCAAGTAGAAGCTTTTGACCAATTCTGTATTGTACTTAGAAATACTGTAAACCAAATGGTTTATAAGCATGCTATTTCAACTATCGTACCAGCTAAGAGTGTAAGAATGGTTTATAGCTCTTTTAACCCATACCACCAAAACTCAAATGAAGATCAAGATGATAATGTTGATGATGTTCATTCTGATGAGCTTGAAGCTCAAGAAAACGAAGGTAATGTTAACGAGTAA
- the hflX gene encoding ribosome rescue GTPase HflX → MEFFQSYEAGSKCLLVNINFKYHRELNADLAELEGLVLAADKVVLESLDFNHPEPDIKYFCGMGKMEMIKNKRDEIKADLVVFNHPLSPSQERNIEKLLECKIMDRTRLILEIFSLRAKTHEGKLQVELAQLNYQSTRLVKGWTHLERQKGGIGVRGGPGETQLEIDRRLIRQRIKQITQKLDKVKHHRDLSRSSRKKNNIPTISFVGYTNAGKSTLFNKITDAQVLAKDQLFATLDPTLRKVIVPKLGEVIFSDTVGFIKNLPHDLVEAFHATLEEAIESDLLVHVIDYADEDHKSYIEQVERVLKEIGIADKEMICVYNKIDKLDDISPSFVQLDDSDSSVVARVYLSAQTGQGIDEFYEALATFFNKSWINGTLELPPKYSKVRAMMYELGVVDNEDISEHGNYLLDIKISEDDFERFNRDFDLNLEEFFC, encoded by the coding sequence ATGGAATTTTTCCAATCTTATGAGGCAGGTAGCAAATGTCTACTTGTAAATATAAATTTTAAATATCATCGTGAGCTTAATGCAGATTTAGCTGAGCTTGAAGGCTTAGTTTTAGCTGCTGATAAAGTAGTTTTAGAAAGTCTTGATTTTAATCATCCAGAGCCTGATATCAAATATTTCTGTGGTATGGGTAAGATGGAAATGATAAAGAATAAACGAGATGAAATAAAAGCGGATCTTGTTGTTTTTAACCATCCTCTAAGTCCATCTCAAGAGCGTAACATTGAAAAGCTACTTGAGTGTAAAATTATGGATAGAACTAGATTGATTCTAGAGATATTTTCATTACGGGCTAAGACACATGAAGGTAAACTCCAAGTTGAACTTGCACAGCTAAACTACCAATCAACACGTCTTGTAAAAGGTTGGACTCACTTAGAGAGACAAAAAGGTGGTATTGGTGTAAGAGGTGGTCCAGGTGAGACTCAGCTAGAGATCGATAGACGTTTAATCAGACAAAGAATAAAACAAATTACACAAAAACTTGATAAAGTAAAACATCATCGTGATTTAAGTAGATCATCACGTAAGAAAAATAATATCCCAACAATATCATTTGTAGGTTATACAAACGCGGGTAAATCAACACTATTCAATAAAATTACAGATGCTCAGGTTTTAGCAAAAGACCAGCTTTTTGCAACACTTGACCCTACGTTGCGTAAAGTAATAGTTCCTAAGCTAGGAGAAGTTATATTTTCTGATACAGTGGGCTTTATTAAGAATCTGCCACATGATTTAGTAGAAGCATTTCATGCAACTTTAGAGGAGGCAATAGAGTCAGATCTGTTAGTTCATGTTATTGACTATGCAGATGAAGATCATAAAAGTTATATTGAGCAAGTTGAAAGAGTGCTAAAAGAGATTGGTATTGCAGATAAAGAAATGATTTGTGTGTACAATAAGATTGATAAGCTAGACGATATCTCTCCAAGCTTTGTTCAATTAGATGATTCTGATAGCAGTGTAGTAGCTAGAGTTTATCTATCAGCTCAGACAGGTCAAGGTATTGACGAGTTTTATGAAGCATTAGCTACATTTTTTAATAAATCATGGATAAATGGCACTTTAGAATTACCTCCTAAATATTCAAAAGTTAGAGCGATGATGTATGAGTTAGGTGTAGTTGATAATGAAGATATTTCCGAGCATGGCAATTACTTGCTAGATATAAAGATATCAGAAGATGATTTTGAAAGATTTAATCGAGATTTTGATTTAAATCTAGAAGAGTTTTTTTGTTAA
- a CDS encoding FAD-binding domain gives MRIAINGIGIAGPTLAWWLREYGFEPVIFEKSPEFKSGGHLVDFWGHACEIMEKMGLLERLKEKSYQIKHIHCFDENGRRSSKVNISSLIKENYGEFLSVKRGDISEVIYNACKGIDIRFGTSIESLEEQKDGVIVHLSDKTTEKFDLVIGADGLHSHIRSLVFDKSEYEEYDLNKYIAAFSLKDYNHFEKFTYAVSVGNDKQIARVCLDEDETLFMFTIDASLVKKFPTTTEEKKQLLKSVFKDNKWETPDILERLDNVEYIYFDNVSQVKMDNWHKGRVALIGDAASCPSILMGLGSIFAIVEAYVLAGELYKAKGDYKVAFEEWQDKLKDIINRKQKVGLSNLSLAASDEIMKKYLSTITVKISSTPVISKFIGAGIFNDTIDLPEYKKD, from the coding sequence ATGAGAATTGCGATAAATGGAATTGGTATAGCAGGACCTACTTTAGCATGGTGGCTTAGAGAGTATGGTTTTGAACCTGTTATCTTTGAAAAATCTCCTGAATTTAAATCAGGTGGCCATCTTGTTGACTTTTGGGGACACGCCTGTGAAATAATGGAAAAAATGGGACTTCTTGAACGATTAAAAGAAAAATCTTATCAAATAAAGCACATTCATTGTTTTGATGAAAATGGCAGAAGATCATCAAAGGTAAATATTTCTTCTCTTATCAAAGAAAACTATGGTGAGTTCCTAAGTGTTAAACGAGGAGATATTTCAGAAGTTATCTATAATGCATGTAAAGGAATTGATATAAGATTTGGCACTTCCATAGAAAGCCTAGAAGAACAAAAAGATGGAGTAATTGTTCATCTTTCTGATAAAACTACAGAAAAGTTTGATCTAGTCATAGGTGCTGATGGTTTACACTCACATATTCGCTCGTTAGTATTTGATAAATCAGAATATGAAGAATATGATTTAAACAAGTATATTGCCGCATTTTCTCTAAAAGATTATAACCACTTTGAGAAGTTTACTTATGCTGTTAGTGTTGGTAATGATAAGCAAATAGCTAGAGTCTGTTTAGATGAAGATGAAACTTTATTTATGTTTACTATTGACGCAAGTTTAGTTAAAAAATTTCCAACAACTACAGAAGAAAAAAAACAGCTTCTAAAATCAGTCTTTAAAGATAATAAATGGGAGACTCCTGACATACTTGAAAGACTTGATAATGTTGAATATATTTATTTTGATAATGTTAGCCAAGTAAAAATGGACAACTGGCATAAAGGTAGAGTTGCTTTAATTGGAGATGCTGCATCTTGTCCTTCTATCCTAATGGGCCTAGGAAGCATATTTGCAATAGTTGAAGCATATGTACTAGCTGGTGAATTATATAAAGCCAAAGGCGACTATAAAGTAGCTTTTGAAGAATGGCAAGATAAGTTAAAAGATATAATAAATAGAAAACAAAAAGTTGGACTTTCAAATCTATCTTTAGCCGCATCTGATGAAATTATGAAGAAGTATCTTTCTACAATTACAGTTAAAATATCTTCAACTCCTGTCATTTCAAAATTTATTGGTGCAGGGATATTTAATGATACTATTGATCTTCCTGAATATAAGAAAGATTAA
- the hflK gene encoding FtsH protease activity modulator HflK yields MIKKLKQKWFWSKNSEQGPPDLEEIIKKFFGKKKKNNDDNESIYSKNANKNNPIFEKPPIKKIAAIVIGVLIIAWVGFGFYVVQPAEQAAVLRFGKFTKMVQPGLHWYPLGVDTIRKENVQELKTISLKRDMLTSEENIVHVSFTVQYRISNLQDYLFANTDPSQLLQQSLESAVRQVIGHSNLSDILTTQRASIAGKVKQEMEALLKEYKSGIYISDVIMQPAQAPDAVKDAFDDVIKAREDQARLQNEAESYANRVIPVAEGKAQRIVDQANAYKQEIVLQAQGEVAEFEQLLPIYKKSPDIVMNQMYFNTISDVLQHNKVFIIDGDGAKNIFYGLGSKQKQALLSNTQGGN; encoded by the coding sequence ATGATTAAAAAATTAAAACAAAAATGGTTTTGGAGCAAGAACTCTGAGCAGGGGCCTCCAGACTTAGAAGAAATTATAAAAAAATTTTTTGGTAAGAAGAAAAAAAATAATGATGATAACGAAAGTATCTACTCTAAAAATGCCAATAAAAATAACCCAATATTTGAGAAGCCACCAATTAAGAAAATAGCAGCTATTGTTATTGGTGTTTTAATTATTGCATGGGTAGGTTTTGGCTTTTATGTTGTTCAACCTGCTGAGCAAGCAGCTGTACTTAGGTTTGGTAAGTTTACAAAAATGGTTCAGCCAGGTTTGCATTGGTATCCATTAGGAGTTGATACAATTCGTAAAGAAAATGTCCAAGAGTTAAAAACTATCTCATTAAAAAGAGATATGCTAACTTCAGAAGAAAATATTGTTCATGTTTCATTTACAGTACAGTATCGTATTTCTAATCTTCAAGATTATTTATTTGCAAATACAGATCCATCTCAGCTACTACAGCAATCATTAGAGAGTGCTGTTAGACAGGTTATTGGGCATAGTAATTTATCTGATATTCTAACAACACAAAGAGCATCGATAGCAGGTAAAGTTAAACAAGAGATGGAGGCTTTATTAAAAGAATATAAATCTGGTATTTATATAAGTGATGTTATTATGCAACCAGCTCAAGCTCCAGATGCTGTTAAAGATGCTTTTGATGATGTTATAAAAGCAAGAGAAGATCAGGCTAGATTACAAAATGAAGCCGAATCTTATGCAAATAGAGTTATCCCTGTTGCTGAAGGTAAGGCGCAAAGAATTGTAGATCAAGCTAATGCCTATAAACAAGAAATAGTATTACAAGCCCAAGGTGAAGTAGCTGAGTTTGAACAATTATTACCAATATACAAAAAATCACCAGATATTGTTATGAATCAAATGTATTTTAATACTATCTCAGATGTATTACAGCATAATAAAGTCTTCATAATCGATGGCGATGGCGCGAAAAACATTTTCTATGGTCTAGGAAGTAAGCAGAAACAAGCATTATTATCAAATACACAAGGAGGAAACTAA
- the hflC gene encoding protease modulator HflC, which translates to MSKLLKIILVLVVIAVVLVFSSKFIVKQGTESVVLRLGELVKKNGKVIEYEPGIHIKIPFLDTVKNYDMRNRVLTTDSSRVVTKEKKDVLINAYVVWRINDISKFFISTSGQVFRAETLLKQFLESSLRAEVGKNDIQSLVNNDRDKLMIALTKDVAVQAKEIGISIVDVRVNQIDLPDTITESIYQRMKSSRHKEASRIRAEGERAAEKTKAAADAKVTVTLAEAEKQSKIIRAQADAKAAKIFTDTYASSVPLYEFLKSMNSYKQSFDGKNQVVFMLKPDSKFFQGFKLEPNSQLAEAMKEAK; encoded by the coding sequence ATGAGTAAACTTTTAAAAATAATCTTAGTACTTGTGGTAATCGCGGTAGTATTAGTTTTTAGTAGTAAATTTATTGTGAAGCAAGGTACAGAATCTGTAGTTTTAAGATTAGGTGAACTTGTTAAGAAAAATGGAAAGGTTATTGAGTATGAGCCAGGTATTCATATCAAAATTCCATTTTTAGATACAGTTAAAAACTATGATATGAGAAATCGAGTTTTAACTACAGATTCATCTCGTGTAGTTACAAAAGAGAAAAAAGATGTACTAATAAATGCTTATGTAGTTTGGAGAATTAATGACATTTCTAAATTCTTTATTAGTACAAGTGGGCAAGTCTTCAGAGCAGAAACTTTACTAAAGCAATTCTTAGAATCATCATTAAGAGCTGAAGTTGGTAAAAATGATATCCAAAGTTTGGTTAATAATGATCGTGATAAGCTGATGATTGCTTTAACAAAAGATGTTGCAGTGCAGGCTAAAGAAATCGGTATATCTATAGTAGATGTTAGGGTTAATCAAATTGACTTACCTGATACAATTACAGAATCTATATACCAAAGAATGAAATCATCAAGACATAAGGAAGCTTCACGTATAAGAGCTGAAGGTGAAAGAGCTGCGGAAAAAACAAAAGCAGCAGCTGATGCGAAAGTAACAGTAACTCTAGCAGAGGCAGAAAAGCAATCTAAGATTATTAGAGCCCAAGCAGATGCAAAAGCAGCTAAAATTTTCACAGATACTTATGCTAGCTCAGTTCCTTTATATGAGTTTTTAAAGAGCATGAACTCCTATAAGCAAAGCTTCGATGGTAAAAATCAAGTTGTATTTATGCTTAAGCCTGATAGTAAGTTTTTTCAAGGCTTTAAGTTAGAGCCTAATAGTCAACTTGCTGAAGCTATGAAAGAGGCTAAATAG
- a CDS encoding low molecular weight protein-tyrosine-phosphatase has translation MNKVKVLFVCKGNICRSPTAHGIFRDIIRENNLEEKVSVESCGTSSRMWGHEGHGADMRSLETAKKYDCDLSDQKSQQLEESDFDRFDYIVAMDQENVDTMRQMFPKADFSKVSRMLEYASTISIKDVPDPYYENNFDKVFLMIHTACQELFEKIKLEHKL, from the coding sequence ATGAATAAGGTAAAAGTGCTTTTTGTATGTAAAGGTAATATTTGTAGGTCTCCGACAGCTCATGGTATTTTTAGAGATATCATTAGAGAGAATAATCTTGAAGAGAAAGTTAGCGTAGAGTCTTGTGGCACTAGTTCACGTATGTGGGGACATGAGGGACATGGTGCTGATATGAGATCATTAGAAACAGCCAAAAAATATGACTGTGATCTTTCAGATCAAAAGTCGCAACAACTAGAAGAGTCAGACTTTGATAGGTTTGATTATATAGTTGCTATGGACCAAGAAAATGTTGATACTATGAGACAGATGTTCCCAAAAGCTGATTTTTCAAAAGTATCAAGAATGCTTGAGTATGCATCAACAATTTCTATAAAAGATGTACCTGATCCATATTATGAAAATAACTTTGATAAAGTTTTTCTGATGATTCATACTGCTTGTCAGGAACTTTTTGAAAAAATAAAATTAGAGCATAAATTATGA
- the yihA gene encoding ribosome biogenesis GTP-binding protein YihA/YsxC — MNYRNAKYIMGAAKVSQLPEDTGVEVAFAGRSNAGKSSALNTLTDHKGLARVSKTPGRTQLINLFDLGDNKRLVDLPGYGYAKVSEAIKKQWQSEMESYLTSRQCLGGIVLLVDSRHALKEFDSLMIEMAISFDLNLHILLTKADKLNNKERAQANRMIESFLKTFISTDKISYQLFSSLSKMGLDKLKERLDSWYQL; from the coding sequence ATGAATTATCGTAACGCAAAATATATAATGGGAGCTGCAAAAGTTTCTCAACTTCCTGAAGATACAGGTGTTGAAGTAGCATTTGCAGGTAGATCAAATGCTGGTAAATCTAGCGCATTAAATACATTAACTGATCATAAAGGTTTAGCTAGAGTAAGTAAAACTCCAGGTAGAACACAGTTAATAAACTTATTTGATCTTGGTGATAATAAAAGACTAGTCGATTTACCAGGTTATGGCTATGCTAAAGTTTCTGAAGCTATTAAAAAACAATGGCAAAGCGAAATGGAGAGTTATCTAACATCACGTCAATGTTTAGGAGGGATTGTTCTTCTAGTTGACTCACGTCACGCACTAAAAGAGTTTGACTCTTTGATGATTGAGATGGCTATATCATTTGATTTAAACTTACATATACTTCTTACAAAAGCTGATAAGCTAAATAATAAAGAAAGAGCTCAAGCCAATAGAATGATTGAGAGTTTTCTAAAAACATTTATTTCAACAGATAAGATCTCATATCAGTTATTTTCTTCATTAAGTAAAATGGGTCTAGATAAACTAAAAGAAAGATTAGATTCTTGGTATCAATTATAG
- the thrC gene encoding threonine synthase: MYKILNFYTKEEVSTDSFVFAGENEPWEIQMDIDKISKKINKDYFTQASPCLSKYIPFMPIKDPSSFVSLREAPTPLLKSKIIGKELGINLYFKVEGKNPTGSFKDRGSAVDITVAKELGAKGIVLASTGNMAASCACYAAAAKMPCFIIVPEGVATSKLAQVMSYGGKIVQVKGSYNAAAKLAFDIAKSKDFFLAGDYAFRVEGQKTAAFELVDQLLFQVPDEVIVPIGCGTNMTAYYKGFSEYKELGFINSLPKLTGVQSTGADTLARAYQKNQNRVEPLKAANTIATAIAVPYPIDGDKAIDAIYNTGGESTAVTDMKMLEAQYLLSTKEGLFVELASASTIAHLLQKYKDGKLQKGSTVVCVLSGDGLKDPNVVLKSAIQPPIIHPSETDFDRLYNSHFFDNKTMLFIEQNEVVFDSLPTLEEVKKTLGELFGANYDEGFLSKVRELIERFLVKGKTISVSDIQDIIQDATEMTDAVSKNILDVQSFKVNVELDQKSVAEVTVKIADQLYFASCSGVGPVDAVLNALCRACPSNIIYNLTDYKVKIRGQGADAVVYVEMSLEKEGIKSIGKSVSPDIIQASVEAFIDAYNIAYA, from the coding sequence ATGTACAAAATACTAAATTTCTATACAAAGGAAGAAGTTTCTACTGATAGTTTTGTTTTTGCTGGAGAAAATGAACCCTGGGAAATCCAGATGGATATCGACAAAATCAGCAAAAAAATTAATAAAGACTACTTTACTCAAGCATCTCCTTGTCTATCTAAATACATACCATTTATGCCCATAAAAGATCCATCAAGTTTTGTATCTCTTAGAGAGGCGCCTACTCCATTATTAAAGAGTAAAATTATAGGTAAAGAGTTAGGTATAAATCTTTATTTTAAAGTTGAGGGTAAAAATCCTACAGGATCATTTAAAGATAGAGGATCTGCAGTAGATATCACTGTTGCTAAAGAATTAGGTGCAAAAGGTATAGTTTTAGCTTCAACAGGTAATATGGCGGCATCTTGTGCTTGTTATGCAGCTGCTGCAAAAATGCCATGTTTTATTATTGTGCCAGAAGGTGTTGCAACATCTAAGTTAGCCCAAGTGATGTCATATGGCGGTAAGATAGTTCAGGTAAAAGGAAGTTATAATGCGGCTGCTAAGTTAGCTTTTGATATTGCAAAGTCAAAAGATTTCTTCCTTGCAGGGGATTATGCTTTTAGAGTTGAGGGACAAAAAACGGCAGCTTTTGAGTTGGTTGATCAGCTTCTTTTCCAAGTGCCAGATGAAGTTATAGTACCAATTGGTTGTGGTACTAATATGACAGCTTACTATAAAGGTTTCTCTGAATATAAAGAGCTAGGTTTTATTAACTCATTACCAAAACTTACGGGTGTGCAATCTACTGGAGCAGATACTTTAGCTAGAGCATATCAAAAAAATCAAAATAGAGTTGAACCACTAAAAGCTGCTAATACAATTGCTACTGCAATAGCAGTGCCATATCCTATTGATGGTGATAAGGCTATAGATGCTATTTATAACACTGGTGGAGAATCAACAGCAGTTACAGATATGAAAATGCTTGAGGCTCAGTATTTATTATCAACAAAAGAAGGATTATTTGTTGAGTTAGCTTCAGCATCAACTATTGCTCATTTACTTCAAAAATACAAAGATGGTAAGCTTCAAAAGGGTAGTACAGTAGTTTGTGTTCTATCAGGTGATGGGCTTAAAGATCCAAATGTTGTACTCAAATCAGCAATCCAACCACCGATTATACATCCGTCAGAAACTGATTTTGATAGACTTTACAATAGTCATTTCTTTGATAATAAGACAATGCTATTTATTGAGCAAAATGAAGTGGTGTTTGATAGTTTACCAACTTTAGAAGAAGTCAAAAAAACATTAGGCGAGCTTTTTGGAGCTAACTATGATGAAGGATTTTTATCTAAGGTTAGAGAGTTAATTGAAAGATTCTTAGTTAAAGGTAAAACAATTAGTGTTTCTGATATTCAGGATATTATTCAAGATGCTACAGAGATGACAGATGCTGTGAGTAAAAATATTCTTGATGTCCAGTCATTTAAAGTCAATGTTGAGCTTGATCAAAAATCTGTGGCAGAAGTTACAGTTAAGATTGCAGATCAACTGTATTTTGCTTCTTGCTCTGGTGTAGGTCCTGTTGATGCTGTTTTAAATGCTTTATGTAGAGCATGTCCTAGCAATATTATTTATAACCTAACAGACTATAAAGTTAAGATACGTGGACAGGGTGCAGATGCCGTTGTTTACGTTGAAATGAGTCTAGAGAAAGAAGGTATAAAGAGTATTGGTAAATCAGTATCTCCAGATATAATACAAGCTTCGGTTGAAGCATTTATTGATGCGTATAATATTGCTTATGCATAA